TTGGTTACGGCTGGAGTGGGCAAAACACAAAGCCAAAAGAAATCATTGGACATTTTGTGTTTCAACACCTAGGAAACACCTCATTCATTGAGACTGTCAACAAGTTACTTGATTTCTGAAAGCCTGAGGATTCACTTgcatttctattatttttgcTAGTCAAATCCTATCAGCTAACCATATAAATGACTTGACACCCACACTGAAAGGGTATATGCAAATACTCAAATTTTACATACCTGTGAAACTAAGGTGACCCTAAAGTAGTACAGGAGGTCATGCATAATAAACCATACTATCTCTTCTACACTATACattcattttctcccttttaatCTTAGGTCtggatttattctttttatcaGCCATGTGAAAAGACTGTTTTACTTGTTCTCCTTTTGCCTTACCTTATCTCACTTCATACACACAGACTCTACAGGATATTATAGGATACCTAAGTTCAAGCAAGACAAAATAATACTTACCTGTTTCATACAAATACAAGCTTCATTAACATTTCTGAAGCacaatcaaatattcaaaacaattCTACTGCTATGATACACATAATTTGTGAGAGTATGATCAGGTATCACTGATTGTTGATATCTATGCAGGAGGGAACTGCAGATATATTTTAGGGGGGTGGGATAACAATAGAAAAGTCAGTCTCAACTTGGAGACTACTTTTGATTCTTCTGCTAttatagcatttaaaaaaaaatgcaggagtACATACATTGATGTCCATGTTCAGCTtctatataaaaacatattgtGAACCAATTTCTGGGCAGATGCCAGCTTGCAGCTCTGTGACCTGCATGCTAGTTTacaccagcagcactgaggtGGATTTCTTCATCCCACACTGATTTAAAGGGAACCTTAACAATACTTCATGGCCACAAGGCACAGTGGCATAAAACCTTTCAGAatactgcagctgctgtttcccTGCTATAAATGGCTCCAAAAAATGTCATCAGGAACATTCTATGTCTTTTTTTTAGATGGGAATACTAGTGCAATTGAAATTATCCAATGTTTTGCAAAAGCTATGGAAAAGTTGCCAAATTTATGGACTCAATTTCATATAGAAATGTAACAGCaattttagaaattaagttATATATTAAATGGTGTATTGAGGCCATCAATATAATAAGAAACCAATCCCTGCACTCTGCCATTTGATAGATTACTGTCTCAGATCTAAAAATGTGACCAAGCAGATGGGGAGGTAATTCACTACTGAAGGTTAGGTTGGCTGTTCGACCTAGCTCCTGtatgaaaaatcaatttacaGCAAGGGGTGCTTGTTGCAATAAAGCACTGCTACTCGTCCTTAGTAAGAACCTATTTAAATAGCACTGTGCAAGTTTGTGAAAAAACCCAATTGTCCTTTCTTCACCCATCACAAAGacaacaaacatgaaaaaaagaagcatactgttgggtggtggggtggggatgaCACAACTCTCTGGGAAATGAAAAGTAATACAGGTAGTTTTGTTTGTCCCCAAAGTAATCTTGCTGGGGAACACAAATCAAAGAGAAGTTAAGCATATTTATTTCTAGCTCCTGCACAGCTTTTGGTATGGTTGGGTTTTGCTAAACCATTTAAGCTACTCTAATATGGACATAATTTCTTAACACTGCATTAAGTTGAAGGTTCCAGTGGGAATAGTTTTAAATGCTTCTCTGCAAATAGCAACAAgtcttccaaatgcaaaattgTAAGCATAAAAATGGGTTTGAGGAAGACTTGTTCCaataaataaactgaaaactAAGAGTTATCAGTTCTGTAGATAAAGGGAAACTGCCACAGAACTAAACAGAAGAATTTGTTGTACATGTACATGCTTCAGATGTACATGCCttgttcccatttttttttaattgaacatCTGAGGTGTGCTTCAGCTACCAAAAtggccccccaccccccacccccccggcttCCATAGTCTTTAACTACAAAACAGTGTTACCTGATTCCTTGTGGTCGATTCCCATGCTGTTCCACCTTCTTGTGATATCAATATATAAGATATCTACAGAAGCCATTGAAAAATTGCTGTTGCTCAGTTTGcagtttctgttaaaaacagacaaaatgaagaagaaattctGATTACATCTGAACTTCCAAGTTAGGGAAAATTCTGCAAGGGCAACTGAGAGAACACTGGGAGAAAAGTTTAGCAATGTCATATGTACACACCCACTGTAACATGCTTAGGCTAATAACGCATATACAGCAGAGAGCAAGCAAACCGGAGTTCATAAAGTGCACGTATCTGAAACGGTACAGGCCCTGcatgcctggaaaaaaaaaaattcacatgcaGAACTTGTATGTACCTAGCGCTGCTGCCTGTCCAGATCACACTGGTGGTGTAGAGGCACACACCCAAATACAAACTGCACATGCAAAGTCACATTGATCTCCAGACACAAAAAGGCAGCAGATGAGATTACAGATTAACtggtttattttgattttgcgacaaaacagaaaaaaagaaaaaaaaagaaaaaaaccctaaatatttcaatttaaaatgacTTGACTGTTACACACAGCTTCTCCTAGGCTGTACTCTAACGGTACATTGTGAAAGCCAACACAAATCTGCACAGACTATCTACATGAGGCAGAGTTTGCACAGAGAACTACTTTTTTGTTTGACTGACTGATCCTGTTTGAAAAAGGTTGGAGGAAAGCCTTCAGACACAGAATTACTTCTTCATGCCTGAAGGCCGAACAGATTTACCCTGTACGTTACTGAACACTGCATGGAAAAGAGCAGCATCTCGGGATGTATCTCAGGCATCTGGTGATAAGTGCATGTAGGAGATCTGACACTTGTGTGGTCTGAGCCTGCAGTGTAGTGTTGATCTGTGTATGAGAATTAGCCATCTGTCCAGAATTTCCAGATGTCTGGCAGCCTGGCTAGAACCAGTACACATGCCAAAGAGCTGGCCAAAATTTGtagccagaaaagaaagaaaacaaaaaaaagagggggggggggggggagataaaaccccaacaaaaataCCCTACCCTGGATAGTTGAAAAGAATCTTAATTTTTAGTAGTCTAAGCAGAGGTCCCTTAAAACAGAGTTAAGGTCTAGCCTagatccaaaaaaaaaaaaatctttggcaGCATCCAAGCAAGGACTAGAGCCACATTCAGTATTTCCCTTTTAGTTCTTGTTTTAGAATGAAGAAATTATCAAAGGGGAACAGATTTTGAGTAGCCAAAATTTGAGTGGATAGTCTCTGCAACCACTTGCcgacacacacatgcacgcacacacacaatcacacTTGTGTACCATCTTATTCTTGAAAAGTGATACAGCTCATGTCTTAAAAACATGGCCTTATTTCCGAAATGAGTAGTAGtgacagcatttcagaaaagggCCATAGAGTTGGTATAGATcctctgggagcagggggaaggggggaagactgtatttaaaagtttaatttaacATGCATTAAGAAACTGCAAACACCATTTCATTGGGATAtggcaatttattttaatattcttaaaagaaaacGCTGGCATTTATTCTGTATTCCTCTGTCAAGTGCCAAATACAGGCTGGactaaacaacagaaaatacagaactggAAACAATCCTGTACTGGTCTGTGGATAGAGCAGATGTCTTCAGTCATTTTCTATATATTGTCATTTGTATAAGTCAAATTGTTTATATTCATTCCTGAATGCAAAATGCATCTGCATAGAAACAGGATCTGTATTTTAAGAatacatctgctgctgcttatttcttttgtcattgtcaacgaaagacagaaaatgagatATTTGTACCATGACTAGAACAGATATATCcataaaaaacaatgaaaaaaccAACCCCTCACAAATAAAAagtatgtgaaaaaataaattgagttCCTTGCCATTGCAAGCTGCAATTTCACAATGCAAATCCTTAGTGCACAGTGCATCAGCAACTGGCATTTGGAAATCCTTTCCTGTGGCCTGGGGCAGATGGCTGTGCCCCCACAGCCAACAGAATCAGATGAAGTGACCCAATTTCAGTTGTCACTTTCTCACAGTACTATTCCTACAATTTACTAGGAACATGACATGTTGACTGCAAATAGTATCTCCCAAAGCATCGCTGTTCTGCTGCAGAATAAAGAACCCTAGGTTCCTACCAGACACAGTTTCACAGAGGTCAGGTGTTTTGGGAGCTTGGAATGacaaaaatacacctttttttataaaaatggtTCAATGGAACTTATGAGGAAAAGTTTTTTTGGAAGGCACTACTAAACCTACAAGCTAAAAGCGTACCACTGTTAGGACCTGCTTTTATTCAAGAAAACTTAAGATAAGCTCAGGGACAGCAGTGCTAGCCCAAGGACCAGGAGCTTCTAACACTTTGATGATGCTTTAAGCAATTTCTAAAGAAACCTTCAGTTTACTAACCTTATAAAGGTTCGGAAACCTGTCGGCCCCAACTTTGTCGTCCCTTTTACACCAAGAAATCGGATAAACAACGCAGCCACTCTGTCCACAAGCCGCAGATAGTTAAACTGCTTTGCATACTTGGGAAACACTTGCTTGAGGCAAAGGGAGGGGAGGCCAGGCTCTGGACTCCTGGGGGCATCGGATTCAGgtctctctgctgctccagcatctAACAGCTCTTCATTTGCTTCTGAGACATGCTCCAAAGTCTGACACCTGTGGCACATAGAACAATTGTATCTCACATTAACTTTATTCTTACAAGAGTCAATATTCTGAGGTTTCGTGgttgttttaaattataaaacattattttacatGATCTTTacaacactaaaaaaaaaatcaagaacaaaTACTAAGGTTCCCTAGGGCAGAAATCACGTTATAGGAGTTAAAAAGATAACAAGCAGACCATTCTCTGATGCTAAAGATCACACCTATAAATATGATTGACAGAGATGCCCCATCATTACCAGGTTAATTGTGAGAGCTACTGTTAACTCACCACTCCCCTTGAAAGGACTGGGAGCTGGGCACCATCAtactatttttctgtaagttttgtGATTTTGTCTTTTATACTAAACTTCTCCTTTGTCCAAATCTTGGGTTACTCCTTCAACAAGGTAAGAGCAGGTGCCTGCTCAGCACACCACCACACAGTCACCCTGGCCCTGCGTGGCTCCTTTTACATAGATCTTTGGCTATTGTCTCCTAGGAAGGGTCAGCAGTTTTCTACACAGGTATTAAATTGCCACAGATTCTAGCTGTGTGCCTTCCGGGCACTGCCCAAGCTATagaaacagatggaaaacatTACCAGTGTTCAGAAATTCAGGGAGCTGGCTATCAATCCAGCTACCAaattatataaatgaaaattttttgGATAGGTGATCTTAGGACTTCAAAATTATGACAGTTTAAGACATTTTCCACATGACTCCTCAGCATTTTCTGGAAGTCCTAttcctttaaatttatttcaccTAAAACATTCCAAACGTGAAACACTGACAACAAGGTACACCTCCCCGATACCCTTacaatgcttaaaaaaaatatagtgctttcattgataaagacattttaGTTTATCTTTCATCACAGAAAGCCGGGATGGACATCAGATTGCGTTACTCCTTTCTGCATCCCTGTTCTGGAACaatatttccccccccccccacttcccTTCTTACTTTTCCTTGTCCTAACCCGTAATGCTCCTTAGATCACTTAAAACAGCTCAGGTAACAACAGGTTCTCAAAGAATCAGGCCCCactgagttattttttttctaaaatggcagatatttctttttaatccaaaCAGCTAAACATTAAAAGCCATACATCTCAACTTTCCCCTCCCATAACACAGAAACAGTGCTCCCCAATGTAGATTCCTTGTGATGCTGTAAAATATCCATAGTCTTTTCAGAAGATCTTTACAACCTCACAAAAGATAACAGGCTAACTTCCTCTGCATACCAAAGGAACCATCAGATAGTACCAACATGCAGTTACCATTAGCATCAAACAAAATTAGgtatgtagaaaaaaagataacttgCATGGAATTTCATGGAATACTTAATGGGAAATGCTGAGAGACTGTAATAATCTAAGACTAAACTTATTTTCCAATAATGATTAGAAGCCTTCACCTTCCCTGACAAGTAAGGTACAAGAAATACAGTAAGGAACATCAGCAAAGAAGAAACTCTAACAATACATACAGAAGCAACAAGGTTCCCGCAAATGCATACTGGCACTATTCACAAGGCAAACTTCTGAGCAATCCcgttattttttcttcaaatcctCTGTGCATACtgtcaaaatacattatttcatcTTCATTGTTGTTGCCAAATTCCCTAAATAAAGCCGATCAAGGTAATGgtgttctgaaataaatgttacatGTTTATTGAGCATGACATgtttactttttcctctgcatttgaCAGATCTAGATAAAATTAAGGATTGCTATTCTCATAAGTTCAGAAAGTCCAATAGCTGACGGTAATTATTTGGCACACAATAAGCACATgtaggttttcattttctttccagtgattTTCCTAAGTACCCATCATGAAGAGTAAGTATAATTCACACTAGGTACTAAAAAAATTAGTGTTTTTACTACGTTGATCTTTCGTGTTCCTAAGCAGATTTAGTATCCTTCTGAAAGTTCTGTTCCAGCAGAGGATAACAATCAACATAGTTATTATCCACCCACAGCACTGTAAAAGTTAGGTCAAATCTACAGTAAATCTGTACCTTCTGACTTAGCAAAAGGCAGATTTCCTTACCCCTCTTGCAGCCATCCTGCAGCCCATCATCCGTAAAAAGTATCCCCACGGGATTTGTAGGCTCTCTTTTCTACGAAATTTCCCTAAAAGACATTAATCCATTGCCACACTGTGTCCCCTTTTAGTATGGAATACTTTGAAGTTATACCTTTACCTCCTAGCAAGAGGtatgttgaaaataaatgtatggcAACAGTAAGACAAAGAGCCCTTacgggggcgggggcgggggggggggggggggggggggggggggggaaggcaagaacagcaaaaaagttTTCAGTACTGTGAACCAAATTGCAAAATCtaatttctgaaagacatttttggGGCCAAGTTTTCAACCCTGCTTGAATCTAGGCTCTGAACTCATTCATACCTCCCAATGCTACCTGCAAACGGCAGCAGCTCACCATCcactgcagcccctgcccaaacTGTAACCACCACATGCCAGCTCCAAGTTTACAGAGATGAACTTTGAACGTTCACAGCTGTTGCAACAGTTCTTTGTACAAAGCATCTGTGTTCAGTGTCTTTGGTGTTTAAGTCCTCCAAACTGCCAAGCCCTGGCTGCTTGGATGGGACTGTCACGCTGCGATTCACAAAGCATCTGCTTTTTTAAGACTATTGTtacaaaacttgaaaataacAGTACTTCTTTTGTACCCACACTTAACTTCACTGATGTTGAATATCTATAAATAAATGTGAtcatttttcagataaaatattctaaaaagtctttaaaaaataaatacaaatcttAGGTAGTGCTTTGATAATGTTCCTCTGCTGTAAATagcaaagtagaaaaataatgttatttttgccATTAGTTAAGTAAAGCTTAAAGTAATAAATTATTAGTTTGGATGGTGGTTTCACTGCCACCAAGTACCCTCGGGTTGCCAAAAGAGCGAGTACAGCCAAAGAACAATAAGCACACAGGCTtctatttttgttcttaaaaggTCTGCTCGTGAATTTAGAAATTCAAATTTTCAGCCAGTTGAACTAGACCTTGACCAAATGTGAAAGCTTGTACTCAGTAGGAGAGAAGGTTGTGTTGTTTGAAACACAACTCTTGTGTTAATGACGCCTGGAAGCCCTGAACCCTTTATCATTCTAAATTCAAGAGTTTTTTCAACTGCACATTACTCATTCATCAGTAACattctcagttaaaaaaaatataaagctttACTTTAAAAGATGCAAGCAGAGCTGAGGAGATTTCattagatttcattttttacagaaaacattgaAGAGACTGTTAAAAGGGATCGGCTTCAGAGAAATTCATTACAGCGCCAGCGTTCTggtgcctgtgctgcccagccaCAGGAGGGACGCTGGAGTGTTGTCCATCTGCTCCACACTCCTGAGACAGGTCTGACCTGTGGAGCAGCATCTCTCAGCGTACCCTTCAGCTGCAGACCTGGGCTTCCTTCACAAATCCTCTTTCCTGCAGAAGTAAAAGTCCCTGGAACTTCTGAGGAAGTACAGTAGTTTAAAAGAggttttttccagccttctgCTTTTCAACGCCTATcctcaaaagaaatgtgaaatggtCATGAAGAGAACACCCAACCCAtaattgtaaagaaatactCTGGACACATTACTGCTGGGAGTCACAGAAGACACTCTGCCTGCTTAAGGGGGAATGGACATATGTCAAATTATTAAACTATGTTTGGTTTGTATTAGGGTCACAGAAAATTGTGTTTATAGACACCACCCTGTattatggttaaaaaaaaaaaaatctgaatgtaATAAAGCAGAGGCTCTACACTACCACTTAGaacttccttcttcccctcctttctaGGGAGAAAAGCCTACAGCTGCCTTTGAGGTCATGGataaaaacctcaaaaccagCACCTCATTTCAAACTAACGGAACTAGGtcttaaaactgtatttcttattagaaaagtattttaaaaataaacccagctTTTTTGTATCCTACCGCATCTCTCATTCCTTTCCACTTACACATTGGGAAAGtctacaaaatatttaaatcagaaCAAGTAAACTTAATTCTAATCTTTATTGACAAATCTTGTACTTCCattaagtaaaaaaagagaatatacTTCTCAATTTGCTTTTACAGGTTACTGCTTTTATGAAGTGTaatgatttgttttcattctttatcttccccccctccctcaaGGTTTCCTTCCCTAATGCTTACAGCTTAATTAATTTGATCATATAATTTGGATTAAAGTGAAAGTTATATTTTGCACTTTTATTAAAACCTCAGACTCTCCAAACCAAACCTGCACAAGAGCTTGTGCAGATCTGTAAAACTGAACTGATACATAGACTTGCCTACTCTGCACGCTCACCTTAACTGCAGGTATTTACACTGACTCTATTCAGAGTGTAATTCTCCACAGACACTACTTCAACAcgagtttattttctgtagatCTATTCAACACACCTGTATGCACCCAATCCCAGTGTGGGCTCACCACGAGCAGTTAAGAACAACTGCCTAGCTGGGTATTACAGCCAGGCTCTCTATCTATAAAAACAGAGTTTTACTGTGATCTGCACATCTTTACAAGGAAAGAGTGCACAACCAGTTTTTTGCCCTAGCACTAGATAAATGCTACTCACTTGCAATGCaccattacattttcttttgtgtttcgCTGCCATCTGCCATCACCACACCATAAGGGTGAGGCGGATGCATAACTCCCCAAGGGTCATGCAATCAAAGATCGGTATAAGCACTGGCAGTACAGCTACACACAGCCACAACACAGCCCAAAGCCCAGCAATAATGAAAACGTAAGAGTGATTTTCACCTCCATTCCTACCATTAACTCATCGGTCAAttggaaaatacagaagtacACATTTTTGTAGTGTTACCTGCCTTCAAAGTGTTGCTGAAAACTCCTACACATACTTATCATCCAGTTCTTTCTTACTCCAGAATGTACCTTCCAAGAAATTCTTACACACACTGTCTCTTTCGGGGCTTCACCTTGGGAGTCTGGGTACAACACCCAGGGTTCGCACCCTCGTCCCTAGTCTCCCCgaaaaccttgaaaaaatgTCTATGGACGAGTGCCACAGGGGAGTTGTGGGGAAGGGACGAGAAACTCCAAAATGCTAAACAAATGTCCAGAAAGCGAATTTGCGCAGGCTCCCTCCATTAGCTCCTTTCTCACGGGATTTCCAACAGGCGAGGGG
The Falco naumanni isolate bFalNau1 chromosome 9, bFalNau1.pat, whole genome shotgun sequence DNA segment above includes these coding regions:
- the TTLL11 gene encoding tubulin polyglutamylase TTLL11 isoform X2; translation: MVWREHLKRCQTLEHVSEANEELLDAGAAERPESDAPRSPEPGLPSLCLKQVFPKYAKQFNYLRLVDRVAALFIRFLGVKGTTKLGPTGFRTFIRNCKLSNSNFSMASVDILYIDITRRWNSMGIDHKESGMCLQAFVEAFFYLAQKKYKSLPLHEQVASLIDFCEYQLAALDEKRLVCGWGIVERRSAVVPCQADGLHLAPAAHAPLLNRTAAASKFADCKNHRY